Proteins encoded in a region of the Vicia villosa cultivar HV-30 ecotype Madison, WI linkage group LG5, Vvil1.0, whole genome shotgun sequence genome:
- the LOC131605299 gene encoding glucan endo-1,3-beta-glucosidase-like, whose amino-acid sequence MVFSFVFLMLIGLETTATAHSIGVCYGRVANNLPPADEVIDLFQSSGIGRMRIYDPDHATLQALRGSNIELVIGTRNEDIKSIAKSVSVATEWIQINILKYSQDVKFRYIVVGNEIDPTSDEISNFVLLAMQNIYTALTSSNLQNKIKISTAIQLNLLGSSYPPSSGAFSKSATPYITPIVKFLVDTKAPLLANVYTYFSYISDPTSIDISYALFTSESLDIRDGSVKYQNLFDATLGAIYAALNKVGGANLEVVVSESGWPSDGGVAATVENAQTYYENLIKHVSKGNPARPNQPLETYLFAMFDENQKGPAATERHFGLFSPDKQIKYQISELLKSDIDPSTSGSSSFTFKLDLIEDDALLKNDLWLDSEGIMDKRREATARFWLNLRIKENMLIQKSRLKWLNNGDTNRGFFHIVMKDRRRHNFIGSINSNRGILDSVAEVKEEVFNHFESKFRESDSYRPILEGNFGGRLSHLDRFGDVKEDFRRFFRDFHGGALLSKFITSSFLSLIPKFSSPFGLEDYRPICIVGCLYKALSKLLASRLKAVLDAIVSPCQSANPTKEFLVEKGLRQGDMLSPFLFVIMAEALPVLVKRSMELGDFVGININKNCGIDILIFTEYTLLVGNASWKHIWAVKSV is encoded by the exons ATGGTTTTCTCGTTTGTGTTTCTCATGCTTATTGGTTTGGAGACAACCGCAACAG CACATTCAATTGGAGTATGTTATGGAAGAGTGGCTAACAATTTACCACCTGCTGATGAAGTAATAGACCTTTTCCAATCAAGTGGTATTGGAAGAATGAGAATATATGATCCTGATCATGCAACTTTACAAGCCCTAAGAGGCTCCAACATAGAACTTGTTATCGGGACCCGTAACGAAGACATTAAATCGATCGCCAAGAGTGTTTCCGTCGCTACTGAATGGATTCAAATCAATATACTAAAGTACTCTCAAGATGTCAAATTCAGATACATTGTTGTTGGGAACGAAATAGATCCTACTAGCGACGAGATATCGAATTTTGTTCTTCTTGCAATGCAGAATATTTATACAGCCCTCACATCTTCAAACCTACAGAATAAAATCAAGATTTCAACCGCGATACAATTGAACTTGCTGGGAAGTTCCTATCCTCCATCTTCAGGAGCATTTAGTAAATCTGCAACTCCGTATATAACTCCTATAGTTAAATTTCTTGTGGATACCAAAGCACCACTTCTTGCAAATGTGTACACTTATTTTAGCTACATAAGCGATCCAACTAGTATCGACATATCATATGCTTTATTCACTTCAGAAAGTCTTGATATAAGAGATGGAAGTGTTAAGTATCAAAATCTATTTGATGCAACATTAGGGGCAATTTATGCAGCACTTAATAAAGTTGGTGGTGCAAATTTGGAAGTAGTGGTATCAGAAAGTGGATGGCCTTCAGATGGAGGTGTTGCTGCAACAGTTGAGAATGCACAAACCTATTATGAGAATTTGATTAAGCATGTGTCTAAAGGGAATCCTGCTAGACCTAATCAACCATTAGAGACTTATTTATTTGCCATGTTTGATGAAAATCAGAAAGGGCCAGCTGCAACTGAAAGACATTTTGGTTTGTTTAGTCCTGATAAACAAATTAAGTATCAAATTAGTGAATTACTTAAGTCTGATATTGATCCTTCTACTTCTGGAAGTTCCTCTTTTA CCTTTAAATTAGATTTAATCGAAGACGACGCTTTGTTAAAGAATGATTTGTGGTTGGATAGTGAGGGTATTATGGATAAGAGAAGGGAGGCTACTGCTAGATTTTGGTTAAATCTTAGAATCAAGGAGAACATGCTTATTCAAAAATCGAGGTTGAAATGGCTGAACAATGGGGATACGAATCGCGGGTTTTTTCACATTGTCATGAAGGATAGGAGGAGACATAACTTTATAGGGTCGATTAATTCTAATAGGGGCATTTTGGATTCAGTGGCAGAAGTGAAAGAGGAGGTTTTTAATCACTTTGAATCTAAGTTTAGAGAATCAGATTCGTATAGACCTATTTTAGAAGGAAATTTTGGTGGTAGGCTATCTCATTTAGATCGGTTTGGGGATGTGAAG GAAGATTTCAGGCGTTTTTTTAGAGACTTTCATGGAGGGGCTTTACTTTCGAAATTTATCACTTCATCATTTTTGTCACTCATCCCAAAATTTTCCAGTCCTTTTGGCTTGGAGGATTATAGGCCTATTTGTATTGTTGGATGTCTTTACAAGGCCTTGTCTAAATTGCTTGCTTCTAGGTTGAAGGCGGTGTTGGACGCCATTGTGTCTCCTTGCCAAAGCGC TAATCCTACCAAGGAGTTTTTGGTTGAGAAAGGGTTGAGACAAGGAGATATGTTATCTCCTTTTCTTTTCGTTATTATGGCGGAAGCATTGCCTGTTCTTGTTAAGAGGTCTATGGAGCTTGGAGATTTTGTGGGGATCAACATTAACAAAAATTGCGGCATTGATATTCTTATATTCACGGAGTATACTCTTTTGGTGGGCAATGCTAGTTGGAAGCACATTTGGGCTGTAAAATCGGTGTAG
- the LOC131607165 gene encoding glucan endo-1,3-beta-glucosidase, acidic-like — MTLIGNSYPPKDGVFTDQAKSYIQPIINFLVSNGSPLLANVYPYFAYIGNEQDIHLDYALFNQQGNNDAGYQNLFDAQLDSVYAALGQVGGSSLQIVVSESGWPSAGGDGATTVDNASTYYKNLINHVKSGNGTPLKPGTAIETYLFAMFDENLKNGASTEQHFGLFNPDKSPKYQISFN; from the coding sequence ATGACTTTGATCGGTAATTCCTATCCTCCCAAGGATGGTGTTTTTACTGACCAAGCAAAGTCATATATACAACCAATCATCAACTTTCTAGTGAGCAATGGATCACCACTTCTTGCAAATGTGTATCCGTACTTTGCTTATATTGGAAATGAACAAGACATTCATCTTGACTATGCTCTTTTTAATCAGCAAGGAAACAATGACGCTGGTTACCAAAATCTCTTTGATGCGCAGTTAGATTCAGTATATGCTGCACTTGGGCAAGTTGGAGGATCCAGTTTGCAGATAGTTGTGTCTGAGAGTGGATGGCCGTCTGCTGGTGGAGATGGAGCCACAACTGTCGACAATGCTTCTACatattataaaaatttgattaatcACGTAAAGAGTGGGAATGGGACTCCGTTGAAGCCTGGTACAGCTATTGAGACTTACTTGTTTGCCATGTTTGATGAAAATCTGAAGAATGGTGCATCAACTGAGCAACATTTTGGTCTCTTTAACCCTGACAAATCACCTAAGTATCAAATAAGtttcaattaa
- the LOC131605298 gene encoding glucan endo-1,3-beta-glucosidase-like, giving the protein MVFWFVFLMLIGLETTATAHSIGVCYGRVANNLPPADEVIDLFQSSGIGRMRIYDPDHATLQALRASNIELVIGTRNEDIKSIAKSVSVATEWIQINILKYSQDVKFRYIVVGNEIDPINDETSNYVLLAMQNIFTALTSSNLQNKIKVSTAIQLNLLGSSYPPSSGAFDKSATPYITPIVKFLVDTKAPLLANVYTYFSYISDPTSIDISYALFTSQTVLRDGSIEYQNLFDATLGAIYAALKKVGGANLEVVVSESGWPSDGGVAASVENAQTYYENLIKHVSKGNPARPNQPLETYLFAMFDENQKGPAATERHFGLFSPDKQIKYQISELLKSDIDPSTSGSSSFTFKLDLIEEDTLLENDLLLDSEGIMDKRREDTARFWLNFRIKENMLIQKSRLSHLDRDFLEDPFSDTDIKEAVWGCEGTKSPGPNGFYFMFIEKFWSFLKEDFKRFFRDFHGGALLSKFITSSFLSLIPKFSNPFGLEDYRHICIVRQFLDDVLVAKELVDFTTKEKKECLLFKVDFEKAYDNFSWNLLRIMLHKFDFGDLWMKWNNMSILVNGSPTKEFLVEKGLRQGDMLSPFLFIIMAEALPILVKRSMEFRDFVGININKKLRH; this is encoded by the exons ATGGTTTTCTGGTTTGTGTTTCTCATGCTTATTGGTTTGGAGACAACCGCAACAG CACATTCAATTGGAGTATGTTATGGAAGAGTGGCTAACAATTTACCACCTGCAGATGAAGTAATAGATCTTTTCCAATCAAGTGGTATTGGAAGAATGAGAATATATGATCCTGATCATGCAACTTTGCAAGCCCTAAGAGCCTCCAACATAGAACTTGTCATTGGTACCCGTAACGAAGACATTAAATCGATCGCCAAGAGCGTTTCCGTCGCTACTGAATGGATTCAAATCAATATACTAAAGTACTCTCAAGATGTCAAATTCAGATACATTGTGGTCGGGAACGAGATAGATCCTATTAACGACGAGACATCAAATTACGTTCTTCTTGCAATGCAGAATATTTTTACAGCACTCACATCTTCAAACCTACAGAATAAAATCAAGGTTTCAACCGCGATACAATTGAACTTGCTGGGAAGTTCCTATCCTCCATCTTCAGGAGCATTTGATAAATCTGCAACTCCTTATATAACTCCTATAGTTAAATTTCTTGTGGATACCAAAGCACCACTTCTTGCAAATGTGTACACTTATTTCAGCTACATAAGCGATCCAACTAGTATCGACATATCATACGCTTTATTCACTTCTCAAACTGTTCTAAGAGATGGAAGTATTGAGTATCAAAATCTATTCGATGCAACATTAGGGGCAATTTATGCAGCACTTAAGAAAGTTGGTGGTGCTAATTTGGAAGTAGTGGTATCAGAAAGTGGATGGCCTTCAGATGGTGGTGTTGCTGCATCAGTTGAGAATGCACAAACCTATTATGAGAATTTGATTAAGCATGTGTCTAAAGGGAATCCTGCTAGACCTAATCAACCATTAGAGACTTATTTATTTGCCATGTTTGATGAAAATCAGAAAGGGCCAGCTGCAACTGAAAGACATTTTGGTTTGTTTAGTCCTGATAAACAAATTAAGTATCAAATTAGTGAATTACTTAAGTCTGATATTGATCCTTCTACTTCTGGAAGTTCCTCTTTTA CCTTTAAATTAGATTTAATCGAAGAGGACACTTTGTTAGAGAATGATTTGTTGTTGGATAGTGAGGGTATTATGGATAAGAGAAGGGAGGATACTGCTAGATTTTGGTTGAATTTTAGAATCAAGGAGAACATGCTTAttcaaaaatcgag GCTATCTCATTTAGATAGAGATTTTCTTGAGGATCCCTTTTCGGATACGGATATTAAGGAGGCAGTTTGGGGATGTGAAGGTACGAAAAGTCCAGGTCCGAATGGCTTCTACTTTATGTTCATTGAGAAATTTTGGTCATTTCTTAAGGAAGATTTCAAGCGTTTTTTTAGAGACTTTCATGGAGGGGCTTTACTTTCGAAATTTATCACTTCATCATTTTTGTCACTCATCCCAAAATTTTCCAATCCTTTTGGCTTGGAGGATTATAGGCATATTTGTATTGTTAG ACAATTTCTAGATGATGTTTTAGTTGCCAAAGAACTTGTGGATTTCACAACTAAGGAAAAGAAGGAATGTTTACTCTttaaggtggattttgagaaGGCTTATGACAATTTTAGTTGGAATTTGTTAAGAATCATGCTTCACAAATTTGATTTCGGGGATTTATGGATGAAGTGGAACAACATGTCGATTTTGGTAAACGGTAGTCCTACCAAGGAGTTTTTGGTTGAGAAAGGGTTGAGACAAGGAGATATGTTATCTCCTTTTCTTTTCATTATTATGGCGGAAGCATTGCCTATTCTTGTTAAGAGGTCTATGGAGTTTAGAGATTTTGTAGGGATCAACATTAACAAAAAATTGCGGCATTGA